The proteins below are encoded in one region of Lactuca sativa cultivar Salinas chromosome 3, Lsat_Salinas_v11, whole genome shotgun sequence:
- the LOC111891122 gene encoding uncharacterized protein LOC111891122, with product MEDYLNGINEDLWCCLTGGDYRPGTLEQVGTASSCTDVVLQADKQKANDKKCLCELRGALQPMVYNYVRGCKTTKDIWDTLKEKYQGSEKTRKSSVKQCLLELGEFKQKENETIEL from the coding sequence ATGGAAGATTATCTCAATGGGATCAATGAAGATCTGTGGTGCTGTCTAACAGGTGGAGACTATCGTCCAGGGACGCTAGAACAGGTTGGAACTGCTAGTTCATGTACTGATGTTGTTCTGCAAGCTGACAAACAAAAGGCAAATGATAAGAAATGCTTGTGTGAACTACGTGGTGCTCTTCAACCGATGGTTTACAATTATGTACGTGGTTGCAAAACAACAAAGGACATATGGGATACATTGAAAGAGAAGTATCAGGGAAGTGAGAAGACTAGAAAGAGCTCAGTGAAGCAATGCTTGCTCGAATTAGGAGAATTCAAGCAGAAAGAGAATGAGACTATCGAACTCTAA